From the genome of uncultured Methanobacterium sp.:
AATGGCATTTATAGGAATAATCCTGCTTTGTACCGGAGTCATGGATAACAAAAGAAATTACACCCTTGCAGGGATTGCAGTCTTCTTTGGTGCAGGTTTATTACCATTCCTAATATTGCCCCTGGTTATAGGATAATAAACTTTAGGAGAACTTTAGTAAATCAAAAACATAGGCACTTAGGATTTAACTGCCTATAAACTTTTTTAGTTACTCTCTTTTAAAATATTCTTTAAAATACTCTTTTAAACTACTTTTTTCATTTAAATACTCTTTTCCTTTAAAATACCATTTCCATAATAATTTATTTCAATTAAAAAAAACCTAAAAGATCATTCATTAATATTCACACCCTCATTGTAAAGCTAAATTAAATTAATTCTTTAATTAACTGATAAAAAAAACCCTTTAAATCACTTAGTAATATATAGATTTAATTATCGATTTAATATCTAGATCCAATATTTAAATTCCAAACGCTTGTTCTCAATTGATTTTCTATTACCCTGAAATGCTCCTTTATTTTCTAATTTCAGAGAGGATACCAGTGAAGCAAAAATTCCGCACTCATGAGAGTCAGATACCTCCTGCCTTCTGAATGCATATGCTGCCAGGTAACTATCACCAAGACCAGTTGGATCCACCCTTTCCTTGGAGGGAAAAGCAGGGATCTGGTAGGTGTCATCATGCCCACTGGAATAGACTATGGATCCTCTATCTCCTCTAGTGATAATCACTTCATCCGGGCCAAGAAGAGAAAGATTCCTGGAAATTTCATCCAGAGAAAGGGACAAGTCCCCAATTATCACACCAGCTTCAACTTCATCCAGGAACAGGAAATCAACACATGCTAAAAACTTTTTATAATCCTTTAATGGTTTTAAAACTACTTTTTGACCTTCCAAGTGACGGAGATACCCTTGAACTCCAAGATATACTGGTATTTCCTGGTCTGAAATGTATTTAAGGGTCTCAAAGGGTACATCATGTGGTGAAAGAGGTGAAACCAGTACCGCATCAAATGCATCCCAATCAATTGAAGAAAGGTGAGATATTTCAATTGGGTTGGAGGGTATACACGCTCTTTGCAACCGGTGGTTAGGATTCTCATCAGGATAGAAATTCTCAAATTGAGTGGTTTCCTTACCCCATATGGGATTTAGATTTATATCCTGAGAAAAATAATCCAATAAATTAATATCCTCCTTTCCCACAGTCACCAGGGCAGTTACATCTGATTTAAGTGCAGATAAAACTCCAGCCTGATAGTAAACTGGCCCTCCAATACCTTTACATTTGGACCCACTTTTTAAAATGGTGTCACGGGTTACAGGACCTATAATCAAAAATTTAGCCATAAAATATCTTGGGCAGAGGAATTAATAAGCTTAAGGATTGAAATAAGCTTAAGGATTGATTTAGTGAAGTAAGTGATTAATCATATGAGGTTTAAAAAAGCTTTATTTGACCTTTATGGAGTGCAGTACCAATTAAAACTTTATTCACACCTTTTTTATCCAGCTGGTGCATGTCATCCTCAGTGATGCCCCCACCTAAAATGATAGAGCTCTCAAGTCCGGTAAATTCATTAATCAATCCCCAGTTAATCCCACCTTCAGTTCCTACCCTTGAGATATCCAGGAGAATTATCTGGGAGGGTTGTAATTTTTCTAAATTTTCCCTTAAAAATTTAAAATCAAGTTCCATGTATTTACTTAAGACTTTATTATCCATTACATCAATGCTTAGGATGATTCGTTCCCGATTAACCCTACAAAATATTTCATGAAGATCATCCATGTTTTTCAGGGTTTCTGTGGCCACTATCACCTTATCTGCAACTTGAAGAGCACC
Proteins encoded in this window:
- a CDS encoding PfkB family carbohydrate kinase, giving the protein MAKFLIIGPVTRDTILKSGSKCKGIGGPVYYQAGVLSALKSDVTALVTVGKEDINLLDYFSQDINLNPIWGKETTQFENFYPDENPNHRLQRACIPSNPIEISHLSSIDWDAFDAVLVSPLSPHDVPFETLKYISDQEIPVYLGVQGYLRHLEGQKVVLKPLKDYKKFLACVDFLFLDEVEAGVIIGDLSLSLDEISRNLSLLGPDEVIITRGDRGSIVYSSGHDDTYQIPAFPSKERVDPTGLGDSYLAAYAFRRQEVSDSHECGIFASLVSSLKLENKGAFQGNRKSIENKRLEFKYWI
- a CDS encoding HisA/HisF family protein codes for the protein MIIPVLDIKNGTAVSGKSGNRETYKPLQTVFHPSSNPLKIARALLDAGAEQLYIADLDAIEGKDSNEDLVGKINQFIPVMLDCGANDIDSVSGALQVADKVIVATETLKNMDDLHEIFCRVNRERIILSIDVMDNKVLSKYMELDFKFLRENLEKLQPSQIILLDISRVGTEGGINWGLINEFTGLESSIILGGGITEDDMHQLDKKGVNKVLIGTALHKGQIKLF